Proteins found in one Triticum aestivum cultivar Chinese Spring chromosome 4D, IWGSC CS RefSeq v2.1, whole genome shotgun sequence genomic segment:
- the LOC123097584 gene encoding probable apyrase 1, with amino-acid sequence MRRFSAAGARQQQGEAVSDRLHRYRGVLMVVLSPVLLVSFVLLLMPRSPASVTGGASGVLVATGGRRWGPQAVGGVGDGSNRYAVIFDAGSSGSRVHVYCFDESLDLVPIGNAIELFKQKKPGLSSYAKDPQEAAESLVSLLEEAEKVVPVELREQTPVRVGATAGLRALGAERSEEILQAVRDLLRDKSSFKSQPDWVSVLDGSQEGAFAWVTINYLLEKLGKPYSHTVGVVDLGGGSVQMAYAISEKDAAKAPQVSDGKDSYVKKLVLKGTTYYLYVHSYLHYGLLAARAEILKAGENSDYSNCMLDGYHGKYQYGDDTFEASGSSSGATYSKCRAVAVRALKVDEPACTHMKCTFGGVWNGGGGDGQKNLFVASFFYDRAAQAGFVNPKAAVAKVKPSDFEEAARRVCKLNVKEAHATYPDVSEEDIPFLCMDLVYQHTLLVDGFGVDPYQDITLVKKVRYGNSFVEAAWPLGSAIEVASSS; translated from the exons ATGCGCCGCTTCTCGGCCGCCGGCGCGCGCCAGCAGCAGGGGGAGGCCGTCTCCGACCGCCTGCACCGCTACCGCGGGGTGCTGATGGTGGTGCTCTCGCCGGTGCTCCTCGTCTCCTTCGTGCTCCTCCTCATGCCGCGCTCCCCGGCCTCCGTCACCGGCGGGGCCTCCGGCGTGCTCGTCGCCACTGGAGGCAGGAGGTGGGGACCCCAGGCCGTCGGCGGAGTTGGTGACGGATCGAACAGGTACGCGGTGATATTTGACGCCGGAAGCTCCGGGAGCCGCGTGCACGTGTACTGCTTCGACGAGAGCCTGGATCTTGTTCCTATAGGGAATGCGATCGAGCTGTTCAAGCAG AAAAAACCAGGCTTGAGTTCTTATGCCAAGGATCCTCAGGAGGCTGCCGAGTCACTTGTTTCTCTTCTTGAGGAAGCTGAAAAAGTAGTTCCTGTAGAATTGCGTGAGCAAACACCTGTCAGGGTTGGG GCCACCGCAGGTCTCAGAGCATTAGGAGCTGAAAGGTCTGAAGAAATTTTGCAAGCG GTTAGGGATCTCCTTCGTGACAAGAGTTCCTTCAAATCCCAACCAGATTGGGTCTCTGTTCTAGACGGATCTCAGGAAGGTGCATTCGCGTGG GTTACCATCAACTATCTGTTGGAGAAATTGGGAAAGCCTTACTCACACACTGTTGGAGTGGTTGACTTAGGTGGTGGTTCTGTCCAAATGGCTTATGCTATCTCAGAAAAGGATGCAGCAAAGGCTCCTCAAGTTTCAGATGGCAAAGATTCATATGTGAAGAAGCTGGTACTTAAGGGAACAACATATTATCTTTATGTTCACAG TTATTTGCATTACGGTTTGCTGGCGGCTAGAGCAGAGATCTTAAAAGCTGGTGAAAACAGTGATTACAGCAACTGCATGTTGGATGGATATCATG GGAAATACCAATATGGGGATGATACATTTGAGGCCTCAGGTTCATCATCTGGTGCTACTTATTCCAAGTGCAGGGCTGTTGCAGTCAGAGCTCTTAAAGTTGATGAACCGGCATGCACTCACATGAAATGCACATTTGGTGGCGTGTGgaatggtggtggtggagatggaCAGAAAAATCTATTTGTAGCATCATTTTTCTATGATAGGGCTGCCCAG GCTGGTTTTGTAAACCCTAAGGCAGCAGTTGCTAAGGTTAAACCATCAGACTTTGAAGAAGCTGCACGACGTGTTTGTAAATTGAATGTGAAGGAGGCACATGCCACCTACCCTGATGTTTCGGAGGAAGACATTCCATTCCTTTGCATGGATCTTGTTTACCAGCACACATTACTTGTGGATGGATTTG GTGTGGACCCCTACCAAGATATTACGTTAGTAAAGAAGGTGCGTTATGGCAATTCGTTTGTGGAAGCAGCATGGCCCCTTGGTAGTGCCATTGAGGTTGCATCTTCATCATAG
- the LOC123097583 gene encoding endoglucanase 9, whose protein sequence is MSMYGRDPWGGPLEICHDSATDDDRSRNLDLDRAALSRTLDETQQSWLLAGPGDQGRKKKRYVDLGCLLVSRKLFLWSLGLLLAAAALAGIAAGIAKAVPRHQAPPAPPDQFTLALRKALMFFNAQKSGKLPKHNNVPWRGDSCLKDGRSDQTSRRDLSGGYYDGGSAVKFNFASAFSMTLLSWSVIEYNAKYEAAGELGHVRDTIKWGADYLLKTFNSTARSIDRLVAQVGGAAMSEGPSQPNDHYCWMRPEDIDYPRPVTECHTCPDLGAEMAAALAAASIVFKDNRVYSHKLLHGATTVWDFARKGGSRQTYSVPRSDAAKFYNSTAYWDEYIWGGSWMYLATGNSSYLQFATDAKLAKNAHIYSRPPNYGVFSWDNKLPGAQVLLSRLRLFLSPGYPYEEMLRTYHNQTSTIMCSYLPDFRSFNRTKGGLIQLNHGQPQPLQYVVNAAFLASLFSDYLEAADTPGWYCGPHFYSIEVLRSFARTQMEYILGKNPLKMSYVVGHGKHYPKRVHHRGASIPKKKGVHPGCKGGWTWRDTKKPNPHIIVGAMVAGPDRHDGFKDVRRNRNYTEPTLAGNAGLVAALVALSGEGHGVDKNTMFSAVPPMFPSPPPPPAPWKP, encoded by the exons ATGAGCATGTACGGGAGGGACCCGTGGGGCGGCCCGCTCGAGATATGCCACGACTCGGCCACGGACGACGACCGGAGCCGGAACCTCGACCTCGACCGGGCGGCGCTCTCGCGGACGCTCGACGAGACGCAGCAGAGCTGGCTGCTCGCGGGGCCCGGCGACCAGGGCCGCAAGAAGAAGAGGTACGTCGACCTCGGATGCCTCCTCGTCAGCCGCAAGCTCTTCCTCTGGTCGCTCGGcctgctcctcgccgccgccgcgctcgcgGGGATCGCCGCGGGGATTGCCAAGGCCGTCCCCAGGCACCAGGCCCCGCCCGCGCCACCGGACCAGTTCACCCTCGCGCTGCGCAAGGCGCTCATGTTCTTCAATGCCCAGAAAT CCGGGAAGCTGCCGAAGCACAACAATGTACCATGGCGCGGCGACTCGTGCCTCAAGGACGGACGCTCGGACCAAACATCCCGGCGAGACCTCTCTGGTGGCTACTATGACGGCGGAAGCGCTGTGAAATTCAACTTCGCATCTGCCTTCTCCATGACCCTCCTCAGCTGGAGCGTCATCGAGTACAATGCTAAGTACGAGGCTGCTGGGGAACTTGGCCATGTCCGTGACACTATTAAGTGGGGGGCCGACTACCTATTGAAGACCTTCAACTCCACGGCACGTTCCATTGATCGCTTGGTTGCGCAG GTGGGTGGTGCTGCAATGTCAGAAGGTCCGAGCCAGCCCAATGATCATTATTGTTGGATGAGGCCAGAGGACATCGACTACCCACGTCCAGTCACCGAGTGCCACACTTGCCCTGATCTTGGTGCTGAGATGGCCGCAGCATTGGCCGCAGCATCCATTGTGTTCAAGGATAACAGGGTTTACTCCCACAAGCTGTTACACGGTGCTACCACCGTCTGGGACTTTGCAAGGAAGGGAGGTAGTCGTCAAACATATAGTGTACCCCGGTCAGATGCTGCAAAGTTCTACAATTCAACCGCTTATTGGGATGAATATATTTGGGGCGGTTCGTGGATGTACCTCGCAACTGGCAATTCATCATACCTGCAGTTCGCAACGGATGCCAAGCTTGCAAAGAATGCTCACATTTACTCTCGTCCCCCCAACTATGGGGTGTTCAGCTGGGATAATAAGCTCCCTGGTGCACAG GTTCTTCTGAGCCGGTTAAGGCTCTTCTTGAGTCCTGGGTATCCGTATGAAGAGATGTTAAGGACATACCACAACCAAACCAGCACCATCATGTGCTCTTATCTTCCAGATTTTAGATCATTTAACAGAACAAAAG GTGGTTTGATACAGTTGAATCACGGGCAGCCACAACCGCTCCAGTATGTAGTCAATGCTGCATTCCTTGCTTCTCTGTTCAGTGACTATCTTGAGGCTGCAGATACCCCTGGGTGGTATTGTGGCCCCCATTTCTACTCCATCGAGGTTCTTCGCAGTTTTGCAAGGACTCAG ATGGAGTACATCTTGGGCAAAAATCCTTTGAAGATGAGCTATGTGGTCGGGCACGGAAAGCATTATCCCAAGCGTGTTCATCACCGTGGTGCGTCGATCCCGAAGAAGAAAGGTGTTCACCCTGGCTGCAAAGGGGGTTGGACATGGAGGGACACCAAGAAGCCCAACCCTCACATCATTGTTGGAGCCATGGTGGCCGGCCCTGATCGCCATGACGGCTTCAAAGACGTCCGGAGGAACCGCAACTACACAGAACCAACCCTAGCGGGCAACGCTGGTCTAGTCGCAGCATTGGTAGCTTTATCGGGTGAAGGCCATGGAGTGGACAAGAACACCATGTTCTCTGCTGTGCCGCCAATGTTCCCTTCGCCCCCGCCGCCTCCAGCACCATGGAAGCCATAA